The Pecten maximus chromosome 14, xPecMax1.1, whole genome shotgun sequence genome includes a region encoding these proteins:
- the LOC117341994 gene encoding mucin-like protein isoform X2: protein MQSQRYQEDNTIDSSYAVINRTERSDTTNSVQASDNGTHNTHSLDSTYASINPVQRPNNPEDVDTSVSIVQHADVNVSQPGFSGGYDNRRNLPIHPQHVADPTSQPVVTDGPTEIIAQAARPTRAEPRVRQPRTSRFLDFKRLTWSSPAGVVVVAVVLVLILLGVVAVILYVTVFKEDNSKQEWEWTDWENWSTCSKTSGNGIKTRNRTCDNCPQNNDKVCDGPHSETSFCCETTCPVICVWSEWSVCSCDKGVSTRRRECNNATGEENIEADSETKLCWSCWGEWSRCSFTCGSGIRTRNRTCNGKFSEEECGWELPTFRDTGTCENHSCTNHFCEGKIANCSYKHPHRCDTFITCEADDNMHERVCNVKMRYRVDDDDECEGYCDWERKVKCSSDIHKPFT from the exons ATGCAGTCACAGAGGTATCAAGAGGACAAC ACCATAGATTCAAGTTATGCAGTTATCAATAGAACGGAACGATCAGAT ACTACGAATTCAGTCCAAGCGTCTGATAACGgaacacacaacacacat tctTTAGATTCCACATATGCATCCATCAATCCAGTACAAAGACCAAAT AATCCTGAAGATGTCGATACGTCTGTCAGTATAGTGCAGCATGCAGAT GTGAATGTCTCACAGCCGGGCTTCTCTGGAGGCTATGACAACAGACGTAATCTCCCAATACATCCGCAACACGTCGCTGACCCGACGTCACAGCCTGTTGTTACTGATGGACCG ACTGAGATAATTGCACAAGCCGCGAGACCAACACGT GCGGAGCCTCGAGTTCGCCAACCAAGAACTTCACGATTTCTCGACTTCAAG CGGCTGACCTGGTCCAGTCCAGCTGGGGTGGTAGTTGTGGCGGTGGTTCTTGTTTTGATACTGCTTGGAGTCGTTGCCGTTATATTATATGTCACTGTATTCAAGGAAGATAACTCAAAACAAG AATGGGAATGGACCGACTGGGAGAATTGGAGCACCTGTTCAAAGACTTCCGGTAATGGCATTAAGACTCGCAATAGAACATGTGACAATTGTCCTCAAAATAACGACAAAGTCTGTGATGGGCCCCACTCAGAAACATCATTTTGTTGTGAAACGACCTGCCCTGTAATCTGTGTCTGGTCAGAATGGTCCGTCTGTTCTTGTGATAAAGGAGTATCCACTAGAAGAAGAGAGTGTAACAATGCGACCGGCGAGGAAAATATTGAGGCCGATTCGGAAACGAAGCTTTGTTGGAGCTGTTGGGGTGAATGGAGTCGGTGCAGCTTCACGTGCGGAAGTGGAATAAGAACGAGAAATAGAACATGTAATGGCAAATTTTCTGAAGAAGAATGCGGCTGGGAGCTCCCTACATTTAGAGATACGGGGACTTGCGAAAATCATTCTTGTACCAATC ATTTCTGTGAAGGAAAGATTGCAAATTGTTCCTATAAACATCCACACAGATGTGATACGTTCATCACGTGTGAGGCAGACGACAATATGCACGAGCGCGTATGCAATGTGAAGATGAGATACAGAGTAGATGATGACGACGAATGTGAGGGATATTGTGATTGGGAGAGAAAAGTTAAATGTTCTAGTGATATACATAAACCATTTACATGA
- the LOC117341994 gene encoding uncharacterized protein LOC117341994 isoform X1, translated as MQSQRYQEDNTIDSSYAVINRTERSDTTNSVQASDNGTHNTHSLDSTYASINPVQRPNNPEDVDTSVSIVQHADVNISQQGFSVGYDNRSNLSIHPQHVADLTSQPVVTDGPTEIIAQAARPTRSLDYSYASITDVHRPNVNVSQPGFSGGYDNRRNLPIHPQHVADPTSQPVVTDGPTEIIAQAARPTRAEPRVRQPRTSRFLDFKRLTWSSPAGVVVVAVVLVLILLGVVAVILYVTVFKEDNSKQEWEWTDWENWSTCSKTSGNGIKTRNRTCDNCPQNNDKVCDGPHSETSFCCETTCPVICVWSEWSVCSCDKGVSTRRRECNNATGEENIEADSETKLCWSCWGEWSRCSFTCGSGIRTRNRTCNGKFSEEECGWELPTFRDTGTCENHSCTNHFCEGKIANCSYKHPHRCDTFITCEADDNMHERVCNVKMRYRVDDDDECEGYCDWERKVKCSSDIHKPFT; from the exons ATGCAGTCACAGAGGTATCAAGAGGACAAC ACCATAGATTCAAGTTATGCAGTTATCAATAGAACGGAACGATCAGAT ACTACGAATTCAGTCCAAGCGTCTGATAACGgaacacacaacacacat tctTTAGATTCCACATATGCATCCATCAATCCAGTACAAAGACCAAAT AATCCTGAAGATGTCGATACGTCTGTCAGTATAGTGCAGCATGCAGAT GTGAATATCTCACAGCAGGGCTTCTCTGTAGGATATGACAACAGAAGTAATCTCTCAATACATCCGCAACACGTCGCTGACCTGACGTCACAGCCTGTTGTTACTGATGGACCG ACTGAGATAATTGCACAAGCCGCGAGACCAACACGT tctTTAGATTACTCATATGCATCCATCACTGATGTACACAGACCGAAT GTGAATGTCTCACAGCCGGGCTTCTCTGGAGGCTATGACAACAGACGTAATCTCCCAATACATCCGCAACACGTCGCTGACCCGACGTCACAGCCTGTTGTTACTGATGGACCG ACTGAGATAATTGCACAAGCCGCGAGACCAACACGT GCGGAGCCTCGAGTTCGCCAACCAAGAACTTCACGATTTCTCGACTTCAAG CGGCTGACCTGGTCCAGTCCAGCTGGGGTGGTAGTTGTGGCGGTGGTTCTTGTTTTGATACTGCTTGGAGTCGTTGCCGTTATATTATATGTCACTGTATTCAAGGAAGATAACTCAAAACAAG AATGGGAATGGACCGACTGGGAGAATTGGAGCACCTGTTCAAAGACTTCCGGTAATGGCATTAAGACTCGCAATAGAACATGTGACAATTGTCCTCAAAATAACGACAAAGTCTGTGATGGGCCCCACTCAGAAACATCATTTTGTTGTGAAACGACCTGCCCTGTAATCTGTGTCTGGTCAGAATGGTCCGTCTGTTCTTGTGATAAAGGAGTATCCACTAGAAGAAGAGAGTGTAACAATGCGACCGGCGAGGAAAATATTGAGGCCGATTCGGAAACGAAGCTTTGTTGGAGCTGTTGGGGTGAATGGAGTCGGTGCAGCTTCACGTGCGGAAGTGGAATAAGAACGAGAAATAGAACATGTAATGGCAAATTTTCTGAAGAAGAATGCGGCTGGGAGCTCCCTACATTTAGAGATACGGGGACTTGCGAAAATCATTCTTGTACCAATC ATTTCTGTGAAGGAAAGATTGCAAATTGTTCCTATAAACATCCACACAGATGTGATACGTTCATCACGTGTGAGGCAGACGACAATATGCACGAGCGCGTATGCAATGTGAAGATGAGATACAGAGTAGATGATGACGACGAATGTGAGGGATATTGTGATTGGGAGAGAAAAGTTAAATGTTCTAGTGATATACATAAACCATTTACATGA